The DNA region AAGTCCTTTCTCCAGTATCATCTAGAAAAGACCACCTGAAAGGACTAAAGGCCACATCAGGTTGGAAGGGTTTCCCATAACTAACCATCAAGTGAGATGCTGCAGTCACACTGCTATCCATTTCACATTTAAGACCAAGCTCCCAAGTACCCCTTGTGCAGTTGCCTCACTATACATACCCATCCTCATTCAGTCCACCCCAAAACAAATTCTGACAATGACACATGAACTGTACATAGATGGCTGGCCTACCAGGTCCTTTATGCAGTTCAACGTACAAGGTGATACTAAGTTAAGACAAATGACGTTCCAATTTGGGagcctccatctccctcccctgtATCCTGGCTGCCAAAGCCAGACGGGGATTGGGGTCGGGTGTTTGGTCATGGGGGAAGCTGCTGTGGTTGGCCCGGCAGATGGTGGATGGGGAAGATTTCACTTCTTCACAATCTGAATGACATCCTCGTCCTCCAACGTATGGTCTTTACCCACTTTCTGAGGATTGTGTTTCACAGAGAGACCCCAGACCAGAGCGCTgtatggaagggaaaaaaagaacagtcagTGTAAATAATCACCTAGCTCCCGTGCTATCTACCTAGGTGCCACTTTCTGCTAAGATTTAGCATTCCGGTTCTTAAGAGCCAAAGGCTTAAACAGCCAAGGTCTCCTGTCCCCAGTCAAGGTCCAGAGGCTTTAGCTTCCCCAACAGTGTGGCACACGGGAGCCTTGACATAAAAAGTGGCAAGGACTTTTGGAAGTTGTGTGGTTCCTCTTGTTCCAGAGCCAACTTagaaaagtcaaaaagaaaaactgcaaatgAGAAGTGTGACAAgactaatttaaaattacaaggaGAAAGTATAGGTTTATTACAGAGAAATACTCTGAAGTAATCGACTGGAAATTCAGTCCTACAGATGCAATGTCAGTTGCAGACTGTTACAGAGTACCAGTTTTTGCTGGGTCTACTGAAACCAGCAGTGGGTACTAGTAAGAAATGTAGGACGTCCTTCCTCAGCCATGCTAGGAAAATCCTCCCTCCCTATTAAGAAACCCTAATTGACATGGTCTCCTGATTTCTTAGAATACAGGAAGGTAAATTTTATCCAATACTAAGAGTATGATGTGTTGCTAATGGAAATCAGTGAAAAAGACACtaagaacagactcacagaagctAAGAACTATGTAGCAAAGGATAGCAAATGGTGgccatattattattataatattgcCTTTGcaccaaaacttctttaaaatctatattccacccccccaaaaaaatcactaaacaaaatctcactttttaaataaaaatagataaataacaggaACAGATATAACAGCATTAgtacaacaaatatatataaaaattttcaaatgtactttaacaagcaaaataaatgcaaGGTAATCATTTTCTATCTTAAACTAGAAAGCTGGTTTTCAGCAATCATACTCAATGCCTGCAGAAAAGTCAATGCCTTCCGTTCTGCTGATGGCCATGTAAACAGGTTGTCCTTTCAGGAAGCAATGCAGCAAAACATATCAAAAGCCATATAATCATTCATCCTACTTTtggattaaagaaatgaaaaacccaGTTTATAGGATTATAAAAGTGATATATATGAGTATTATAACACATGGAAAACGGTGTATAGTAAATTATCAAAGGATGTGTGCGTGCAGTCAAGGGTGCAAAGGGAATGGAACAGGGACGTATGTTATAATTAGCAGGACTAAGctgaattttcttattattaaaatacCAGTTgtgcaataatttaaaaacaggaaaatagttACCAAGTAAAATTCTACTTGCTTTGATATGTCtcttccccaaaatatttttctcccctttcattTAATTCCCTGGTTAACTTACAGTTCAGAGGCTTTGAACAGTATTCTGTTACCATGGAAGGCAAAAACCACACAGAAGTTTATGaggttttgaaaaaagaaaatgtctcacTTTCCCCAAGAGTCTCTTTTACTGATTCAAGTATGTGCCAAAATATAATGTTTGAGGATAGGAGAAATTAGCATCTATGTGTGGAATATAGTTATTTTTGATAAAAGGAATATGAAGCTTAATAAAAGAATTTactctttcagtatttttatgatcataacaagtattttttaaaacatcactgtTTTTATGCTTTCCTGATTTTCtacaattattttctattttatttttaaaataattttttaaatttcagactgtaaaaatggaaagaataattcATTAATACTGTAATTCAGTTAGTTATAATATTTTTCACAGGATTACGGGTTGCAATTCTGAGctactttacatatatatataatatatatattatatataatatatatgtataacatatatacacacacacacacacacacagaagaattaaataagCAGATTATATATAATGACAGCcaagtttctcactgttggagaaagttaaaagtaagaaaaaggatggggggagggtataactcagtgacagagtgcatgcttagcatgcacgagatcctgggttcaatcctcagtacctctattaaaaaataaaatttaattaaattaaaaaaaagagagagaaggctaAAATGAACCCTGTAGTGTTAAGCTGGAATCAGAGGTAACAGTATAAACTCATGGTTTTTAATATAGAGAGATAAGGATGGATGGGTAAAttagatagataggcagatagatacatactaaaagagagagaaatgatatATTTGTAAGCATAGGTTAGTATCTGTACgtatatttcctagctctgtctgctgagagaGCCTACAAGCAAAAACAGCCCACTGACGATGAGCACACCTAGCACACAGATCTTGTAAACCGGGGCTTCTTGGAGAAGTGACTGACTCCAGGGCTGGTGCAGGGAAAATCACTATGAATCTAGTAGTGCCAAAgtagggaaatttaaaaaaaaagaaaaggcaaccaaTGAAAAGAACACAGGAGCCAATCTGAAGGAGTTCCTAATgaccaaagctggaacaatttgaacaacaaaatGATAGTATTGGTTTACAGCACCTACGAAATAAATACCCAAGAGCTCATATGGATATAAACTAtggattaaattaataaatagggAGAAGTGACAGCTGTAACACACAACAGAGTtccaataaataaatgtaaaatgaaagaggaaaagaaagaatcacCATTAACCATACAACATACCAATAAATGTTGCAGAAAAGCCCCACTACAGATGCTAAAATCAGCAGGCAAACGTCTGAGGAGAAACAGGATCTTCACAGCCTCAAAGTCTCTCCCAAGACATTTATCAAACACAAAGAGAATAGTATCTTTACAGCAGAGAAACCCAGCAAACACTTACATAACCAAGCATCAAAGCAAATATTACCATCAATTAGACAGAGCAACATCACGAATCCTGTGATACAATGCACTGAGGACAATCATCATTTTTTGTGCTATTCTTACCAGTGCATACTCTCACTTCAATCATGAGGGAACATTAGACAAACCCAAAGTGAGGGAGAGTCTACAGAATAACTGATCAGTACTCCTCAAAAGTATGTAGGATCCCTGGGCGTGGGGGCACACGCTCGTAGTCCCAGCTACAcagaggctgaggcaggaggaTCACTTGAGCCCAGCAGTTCTGGGCTGCAGTGCGCTATGCTGACTGCGTGCCACACAGCATCAATGTGGTGACCTCCTGGGAGCGGGGGACGGCCAGGTTGCCTGAGGAGGGGTCAACTGGCCCAGGTCGGAAAGAGAGCAGGTCAAAACTCCGGTGCTGATCAGTAGTGGGATCAGTGAATAGACATTGCACTCCATCCTGGCAACACAGTGAGACCCATCTCTTTTATTTGCCCCTCCCTGATTTAGGGGAATCCTGTATCTCCTAAATTCATGTATTCCCCTAAACAAATAATAAGTttgcgttaaaaaaaaaaaagtaccaagaTCAAAGACATTGAAAGACTAAGGAAGTATTTCCACACTGGTAGAAAAGATACTAAAATTCAAATAAGGTCTATAGTTTTAGTTAATATTCTACCAATGCTAATCTCAGTTCTTGCTAATTGTACTATGATAATGTGCGCTGATAATGTTAGAAGTAGGGTGAAGGACATAAggaaactattactatttttgaaacttttctgtaagcctaaaattagttttaaaataagataatataaaaaaatttttcagcCCATATCAGCAGTGAGAAGTATGAGAAAGAGACCGGCGCAGGGAGTGGGGTTGACCCATGCGTAAGGTTTAAAGGGGTCCTCAGTGAAGCCCAGTATGTTGCTGGCAGGAAGAATTAACATTTGTGTTTGCCAAGAGGAAGATGAATTAACAAGAGAAGTCAGAACCTAGTTCATAGTAAGTAAATGAAATGAGCAACCTGATCATCTGTACTATCAGCCATCCCAACCTAAAAAGGCTTCCAGAGCTATTCCTGCTCCAAACCAGCACAGTTTTAAGAAGACACTGAAAAGTTCTAATCAAGCAAGCATTTCAGCAGCCTCTCTGATGCCCAATTTCTGTAATGCTATCCTAAGAACTGCTAGTTGGAACCAGCAGCTTGTAGGGAAAAGAAGGCACTACATGCCCATGATACttactatttaaattctttgataAGATTTTTGTGAATCTTCATGCAGAAATCCTCCACCGTGGTCCTGGAGTAAGGCAACACCACTGGGGATGTGTAATCTGGCAACTGGCCTTTGGGTTTGGTGTAACTAGAACAGCGAGGGAGCAGAGGTTATCTACTTCTTGAAATGTTTCATGTGCGAATGCAAATCAACCCTCCATCGCCCTGAAGATCAGACCAGATAACCTCCATCTTGAGGAAGAATGTGCCCTCAATACAGGGCACATTGTGGATGATaggaatttatttgtatttccaaaaAGAGACCGATTATGTTACTGAGTTCCTGAGGGTATCATTTTAGGACAACCTGGTTTAAGTCCTACAGTAATGTTACACTATCCACTAAGACTTACATCCTCACTAGTTTCAAATAGTCCCAGATCTTTTCCAACAGGTCATCAAAATTCCAGCGGTGATGGGCAGAGATGGGCACACAGTGAGGCACCTTATAGATGATGTCCAGTTCCTCAATGGAGATCTGATCAATCTTATTTAACACATAAATACAGGGGATATAAACTctatgaaaacagaagaaaaacagtacATTAGTTTGCAGCTGTGGGCAAGATTGTCAGTCTGATTATCTCCCTCACCCAGGACCTCAAAGCAGAGAATCTCAAAGGGATCATAAGTAGGCCAGCACACAAAAAAGCTTCCTACCAAAATAAGGCAGAACATCCAAAAAGTGAACCATGGGTTGAGAAGTAACAAAACTCGGGCCGTAGTCTGTTGCCACACAGCTAATTACTGAGAAAGCATGCTGCAGCGGAAAGAACACAAGCTTTGGTGTCATACAGACTGAattcccagctctgtcactttctAGACATGTGTCCCAGAGCAAGTCTCACAGTCAATTTCCCAGAGTTGTTTTACAAGTTGTAAGAATGTAAAGTACATCACTAATAATGTATTTCATGATAActttaaagaatggaaaaaaagtttttaacacAGTATCTAGCAATGTCACAGTCCTAATGCTCAATCAATACAGCAGCTAAGGTTACTAATAATTAGGCAAGCCACAACTCTCAGGCTTTAAGTACCTTACTTACTAAACCCCTAACTCAAAGCagtggcttttgtttgttttcaaatgaggattaaataaattcatgcaagaaacaggaaaaaaatgaacaggaatGTAACTAGAAAATATTATATCCAAATGCCAGGAATAATTTTAACAGTGgtttcaattattatttaatttcaaatactaataatagtaatattttatgGAATAGGGTTTCAGCTATATACCCTTAGGTTACCCTTAGAGAAAACAGATACAGCCCAACCTGCTCTGAGTTCTGCACAGCAGCGTAAAGAACTTCTCAGATGCATTAATTCTGGGAGAGCAGATTGAGACACTACTTTCTTCAACCACCATATGACACAGAGCTTGGGGGACAGCCTAGTTTACAGTAAGtaactgaaatgagaaatttGATCATCGTGATcaaatttcagagcaaagaagGATATCAGCAATCAAGACCAACCCTTCATTTTAAAGCTAAAGAAAGCAAGGCccactgttattttaaatacCACAACTGGAGTTAGAATCGATGTCTGCCAGATTCATAATCCGATGTTGTTTCCATTACAAGGCTTCCAATTCATACTTAGGCACCATTCAGTTTGTACCTGTTTCCTTCCACCACATCAATGAGGTCATCCGCTGTGGCATCACTACGCAGAGTCACATCAGCATTATGAATTTTGTATTCAGCCAAAATGCTCTTCACAGTTTCAGCATCCAGCTCGCTCTGAGGGCACTGAATAGGCACAGAAGACAATGACTGGTAAACAATCTCCTAAGAGCATCTCTTGGTGTACCTGGATAATCCTACATAAGGTGCAAACTTATTTCTAAAGACTGTTATCCTGGATGAGGATAACTTACTTCTAGTAGGAAATACTTAAAAACTACAATTTTTTCGAACTCACAAGAAGGTGCTATCGTATGAATTGTTTCCCTATCCCcactcaaattcatatgttgaagtccgaaccccagtatctcagaatgtgactggagatagggtctttaaagaaataattatattaaaatgaggtaatatgggtgggccttaatccaatgtgactgaTGTCCTTTCAAGAAAAGAAGATtaggacacaaacacacagaggaaGATCATATGAAGACACaaagccatctacaagccaaggagagaggcctcagaagcaGCCAGTCCTGCTCACACCCTGATCTCAGATATCCAGTCTCCAGAATCAAAGATAATTAAATTtccgttgtttaagccacccagtctatggtactttATTATGGCAGCCTTAGTAAAAATAGAGAATACGGAATGCTCAAATTCGAACATTATGACAGGATAATGGAAAAGCTCTTTTGGGCAGGACAGTTCAAACCTGTGCCAGCCAAATAATCTGGACTTCTAGAATGTTAAAAGCTGCAGGAAGTTCTCAGTCCTCAATTACATGACTTAGAAGCAGTATTTGATAGAATTGATGGCTCCACAAATCAGAAACACtctcttcacttggcttccaggatTCCAAActcttctggttttccttcttctttgcctGAGAAGAATTATTTGCTGATTCTTCCCATCTCCCAACCTCTAATTATTGGGGGGAGGTCACAAAGCTCAATCCTCGAACCTCTTCTCTGTTTATACTAACTTCCTCAGCTAAGATGATAGCTTTAAAGATGATAACTACtaggggagagggtacagctcaagcggtagagtgcatgtgtagcatgcacaaggtcctgggttcaatccccagtacatcctctaaaaataaataaacctgattgcctacccctaccaaaaaaaaaaaaaattcagtcatttctttctctcataaTCCACATCCAATCTAGCTGTAATTCCTACCAGCTATTTCCAAGATCTTTCCACAATCAACTACTTTACGTCTCCTCCACTGTTAACCCtggtctaagatttttttttttaactttttttggggCAGGGTGAAGTAAAGGCCATCACTTTTTGATTGGATTATTGCAATAACCTCttaaatggtttcttttttaattgaagtgtagtcgatttacattagtttcaagtgtatagcaaagctattcagttatatattcattttttttcttccatttgagCTCATTTCAAGAAacaatatagttctttgtgctgtacagtagatcatgttgtgtatctgttttatatacaataatGTATACCTgtcaatctcaaactcctaatatatccctcccctctccctgctggtaaccagtttgtcttctatgtccatgagtctatttctggtttgtaaataaattttgtattttttgtttttaagattccacatacaggtgacatcatatatttgcctttctctgacttacttcacttaaatctctctccttttgttCTTAACCCATTTCAGTCTATTCTCAACAGCCAGATTGATTCCATTAAAACCTAAATCAAATCAATTTTACTCCACAGACTGGAACCCAACCAGAAGTTGCCTATCTCCTGCCCAGTAAAAGCACATATGGACCTACACTATGACTTCATTTCTTACTAACTCTCCTACTTGCTCACTCTGCTGTTCCTCAAATATGCAAAGGCATGCTCTACCTCAAGGCCTGGCACTTGGATGTCCCCTTTATATGAAATGTTATTCAAGATAGGAATCTCATTTGGTTCACTCCATGTCACCTCAGTTAAGACTTCTCTGATCAACCTACTTAAAACTGCAACCCTCCCACCAACACTCTCCATCTTTCCCTAGTTTACTTTTGTCCTTAGGTTTACTATCATCTAATATGCTATAATCActaattaattttgtttgctaCTTTCCCCATTAGAATACAAGGGCAGGAACTTTTGTCTATTttgctccctcttcccttcccctcaaaaGCCTAAAACAATGCTTGGCCCATGGTAGGTGCTCTATAAActtgtgttgaatgaatgaaaacagatgATATTGGTAGCTCTCTACCTCACGCAAGCATAACACTGGTTTACAGTTCCATACCACctcaaataaataacccaaaAGAGGAAGTAAAGCCAGAAAGATAAGTCTGAGACTGACTCTTGTCCTACTCTGTCAGTCATTACATCATTGTGTTACCTTGATTAATGCTGGAAGAAGCCAGGCAATTTCCAAATGTCAATGTCCTTGTACCTCAATCCACTCCCCACCCTAGTCCCTTCAGCAACCTGTCCCATATCACCTTCTCCACTTACAGTGGCCGTGAGATTAATGCCTCCCTTATCCTTCTTCTTAAAGCCAATGTTGGGGGGTTTGCTGTTCAAGCGAATGCCAAAGCCTTCCAGCTCATTTTCAATTATCTTCTTATGTCCCAAGGGTTTCAGGACATCCAGAACAATCAAGATCAAGTTACACGTTCTAGCCActgaagaattgaaaacaaattttctttcaaatttttttcaaagctcaTTAAAGACTTAACATAACTCAAATATTCAAACAGGTGGGTGTGGGGGAGATGGTCGTGTAAAGCTCCTATACTTAAGagacaaaggattttttttttaatacatagaCACACATGAAGTTCTTAAGGTTACCAAAGATTTACACCAGAAGTCAATTTGCAATGtatgctttattttctattaGTGTACCTAGAAGATGTGTCAACTTCTAGATTCAcaagcagaaaaataattcagaatgaaGATACAAACCAGGCAATAACCTGAATCCCTGAAAAAGTTCAGAAAGATTTAAAACAACAAGAATTCTCAAAGAATAAGATTATCTTATATCTTAATAAGTTAGCATATTTTTGTAAActtcactgaggtataatttataaaaaataaatagtgcCTATGTTAAATATATGGTTTGATGACAAATGTACATACCTGTATAACCACCACAGCAATCTAgattcagaacatttccatcacctccaaaagtgcCCTAAGGCCCCTTTGCAAACCATCTTACCCTCAGTTTTCAAtcaatcactgatctgctttctgtcaccatAGGTTAGGTTGcattttttttagagtttcatataaatgaaatcatacacaATGTAGTCAGTCTTCTGTGCCCAGCTCTTTtaatatagcataatgtttctgatAGTCATCTATGAATGACTTTGAACCCATAATTCTATAAATAGCTAAATTAGTAAGTTAATATAAgtgtagaataaaaatattttcaaacacaaaaaaaacagaactcaCCTATCATTCTTTTTCAGTATGTCAGTAAAAACTGTGACTcagcaaaacattaaaataaccccaaaaatataaaacactgactCTAAGAAATAGGGGATCCCACAcaagaacacaaaagaaaatctcAGGATGACACCCATGTGTAAAGTC from Camelus ferus isolate YT-003-E chromosome 32, BCGSAC_Cfer_1.0, whole genome shotgun sequence includes:
- the DRG1 gene encoding developmentally-regulated GTP-binding protein 1, which gives rise to MSSTLAKIAEIEAEMARTQKNKATAHHLGLLKARLAKLRRELITPKGGGGGGPGEGFDVAKTGDARIGFVGFPSVGKSTLLSNLAGVYSEVAAYEFTTLTTVPGVIRYKGAKIQLLDLPGIIEGAKDGKGRGRQVIAVARTCNLILIVLDVLKPLGHKKIIENELEGFGIRLNSKPPNIGFKKKDKGGINLTATCPQSELDAETVKSILAEYKIHNADVTLRSDATADDLIDVVEGNRVYIPCIYVLNKIDQISIEELDIIYKVPHCVPISAHHRWNFDDLLEKIWDYLKLVRIYTKPKGQLPDYTSPVVLPYSRTTVEDFCMKIHKNLIKEFKYALVWGLSVKHNPQKVGKDHTLEDEDVIQIVKK